The following are from one region of the Mangifera indica cultivar Alphonso chromosome 14, CATAS_Mindica_2.1, whole genome shotgun sequence genome:
- the LOC123196398 gene encoding F-box/kelch-repeat protein SKIP20-like, whose protein sequence is MLELAQRNLIPSLPDELAMECLIRVPYKFHSDMKSVCHTWQNLLSSRSFYQQRIKSGTAEQLVCQIQPLPSPAPPSQQEKEDSTLVVSEFPRVGNVKKEDEDQQQQQIQEISNTPLQYGLSIYNCNNQTWQRIRPNIGSGNNKTWGVPMFCQCISLQSCGKLLLLGGWDPTTLEPVPDVYVLDMVKGPSWRRAAPMLVARSFFACAVVGGSQVYVAGGHDNQKNALKSAEVYDVKADEWRMLPEMEEERDECQGMCWDGDDRFWVVSGYGTESQGSFRNDAECYDPATGIWSKVDGVWPFPSISPRGTTTPITSNNSTSLKQCQWLWFLSKEQQILQQQQHGGVNSIAKECEAKEKKRKMVSSIVGLPNTITGTSPCISVTGLGDCAIVNNSCQQKVFVMTGNGSRGSSSSTESTCSECEGEGAFIVERDNKNGNTKWTHVHMPADFSGFPYSASHILI, encoded by the exons atGCTAGAACTTGCACAAAGGAACTTAATTCCAAGCCTCCCAGATGAGCTTGCCATGGAATGTTTAATAAGAGTCCCTTACAAATTCCATTCCGATATGAAATCAGTTTGCCATACTTGGCAAAACTTGCTCTCTAGTCGTTCATTTTATCAACAAAGAATCAAATCCGGCACTGCTGAACAACTTGTCTGCCAAATCCAGCCTCTCCCTTCTCCAGCTCCACCCTCACAGCAGGAAAAAGAAGATTCAACTCTTGTTGTTTCTGAGTTTCCAAGAGTCGGAAACGTcaagaaagaagatgaag accaacaacaacaacaaatacaAGAAATTAGCAACACCCCACTTCAATATGGGCTCAGTATCTACAACTGCAACAATCAAACCTGGCAAAGGATCAGACCAAACATTGGTTCAGGTAATAATAAAACATGGGGAGTTCCAATGTTTTGTCAGTGTATATCACTTCAATCTTGTGGAAAGTTGTTGCTTTTAGGTGGTTGGGACCCTACCACACTTGAACCAGTTCCTGATGTGTATGTTCTTGACATGGTTAAAGGCCCCAGCTGGAGGCGTGCGGCCCCTATGTTAGTTGCGCGTTCTTTCTTTGCATGTGCAGTGGTTGGAGGGAGTCAAGTTTATGTGGCGGGAGGGCATGACAATCAGAAGAATGCTTTGAAATCGGCAGAAGTTTATGATGTTAAGGCTGATGAGTGGAGGATGTTGCCTGAGatggaagaagagagagatgaATGTCAAGGGATGTGTTGGGATGGTGATGATAGGTTTTGGGTTGTGAGTGGTTATGGCACTGAAAGTCAAGGGAGTTTCAGGAATGATGCTGAGTGTTATGATCCTGCAACTGGGATTTGGTCTAAAGTTGACGGAGTTTGGCCATTTCCTAGTATTAGCCCCAGAGGCACCACAACTCCAATTACTTCTAATAATAGTACCAGTCTAAAGCAATGTCAGTGGCTGTGGTTCTTGTCAAAAGAGCAACAAATATTGCAGCAACAACAACATGGAGGGGTAAATTCGATTGCAAAAGAGTGTGAAGCTAAGGAGAAGAAACGGAAAATGGTGAGTTCAATTGTTGGACTTCCCAATACTATTACTGGGACATCTCCGTGTATAAGTGTGACAGGACTTGGAGATTGTGCCATAgttaataatagttgtcagcaGAAGGTGTTTGTGATGACTGGAAATGGAAGTAGaggatcatcatcatcaactgaATCAACATGCAGTGAATGCGAAGGAGAAGGGGCTTTCATAGTGGAAAGAGATAATAAGAATGGTAACACAAAGTGGACTCATGTGCACATGCCTGCTGACTTTTCTGGCTTCCCATACTCTGCCTCTCACATCCTTATCTAA
- the LOC123196397 gene encoding cysteine protease ATG4-like isoform X2, with the protein MTSSEPGSGDVKKSEGSLLSGFLTSAFSIFETYSESSAPEKKAGHSKSNGWAASLKRVVTAGSMRRILDRVLGPSRTGIISSTSDIWLLGVCYKISQEESTSDVADSNGLVAFNQDFSSRILITYRKGFDTIGDSKFTSDVGWGCMLRSSQMLIAQALLFHRLGRSWRKSSQKPFDLKYLEILHLFGDAEASPFSIHNLLQAGKAYGLAAGSWVSPYAMCRTWESLARCKRKEISLNCQPLPMAVYVVSGDEEGEQGGAPVVCIEDVSKHCFEISKGDADWMPILLLVPLVLGLEKVNPRFIPSLRVTFSFPQSLGIMGGKPGASTYIVGVQEDCAFYLDPHDVQPVVIVNRDDLEVDTSSYHCDVVRHIQLNSIDPSLAIGFYCQDKDDFDDFCSRASKLADESDGAPLFTVTQTHKKPVNHGDVLDDTSGVREDDSLGVVPINDSEGNTHEDDWLLL; encoded by the exons ATGACTAG CTCAGAGCCAGGATCTGGTGACGTTAAAAAATCTGAGGGTTCTTTGTTGTCGGGCTTCTTAACATCAGCTTTCTCAATCTTCGAAACTTACAGCGAGTCATCGGCTCCTGAAAAGAAGGCAGGTCATAGTAAGAGTAATGGGTGGGCAGCATCTTTGAAGAGGGTAGTGACTGCTGGCTCAATGAGGAGAATACTCGATCGTGTACTAGGGCCCAGCAGGACTGGAATTATTAGCTCAACCAGTGACATATGGCTTCTAGGTGTTTGTTATAAGATTTCACAGGAAGAGTCCACTAGCGATGTAGCTGATAGCAATGGATTGGTTGCATTTAACCAAGATTTTTCATCTAGGATTCTGATAACATATCGTAAAG GTTTTGATACTATTGGGGATTCAAAGTTTACAAGTGATGTAGGCTGGGGTTGCATGCTTCGAAGCAGTCAGATGCTTATTGCTCAG GCATTGCTTTTTCATCGATTGGGAAGATCCTGGAGAAAGTCTTCTCAGAAG CCATTTGATCTTAAATATCTTGAGATCTTACACCTTTTTGGTGATGCTGAGGCGTCACCTTTTTCTATTCACAATCTTCTTCAAGCTGGGAAGGCTTATGGTCTTGCTGCTGGGTCATGGGTCAGCCCATATGCCATGTGTCGTACATGGGAATCTCTAGCCCGCTGTAAGAGAAAGGAAATTAGCCTTAACTGCCAGCCACTTCCCATGGCTGTCTATGTGGTTTCTGGTGATGAAGAGGGAGAGCAAGGTGGAGCTCCAGTAGTCTGTATTGAAGATGTCTCTAAACATTGTTTTGAGATTTCAAAAGGTGACGCTGACTGGATGccaattcttcttcttgttccttTGGTTCTTGGACTTGAAAAAGTAAACCCTAG GTTCATTCCATCATTGCGGGTAACATTCTCCTTCCCTCAGAGCCTTGGCATTATGGGTGGGAAACCTGGTGCCTCAACCTACATTGTGGGAGTGCAAGAAGATTGTGCTTTTTACCTTGATCCCCATGATGTTCAGCCA GTAGTCATTGTCAACAGGGATGATTTAGAGGTTGACACTTCATCTTACCACTGCGA TGTTGTAAGGCACATTCAACTGAACTCGATTGATCCATCTTTAGCTATAGGATTCTATTGTCAAGACAAAG ATGATTTCGATGATTTTTGCTCCCGAGCATCCAAGCTAGCTGATGAATCAGATGGCGCTCCCTTATTCACTGTAACTCAAACCCATAAAAAACCAGTCAACCACGGTGATGTCTTGGATGATACCAGTGGAGTTCGAGAGGATGATTCCTTAGGTGTGGTGCCCATAAATGACTCAGAAGGCAATACACATGAGGATGACTGGCTACTCCTTTGA
- the LOC123196397 gene encoding cysteine protease ATG4-like isoform X1, with protein sequence MKGFHEKAVAAKFSSKSLVDTSNRALISSSSEPGSGDVKKSEGSLLSGFLTSAFSIFETYSESSAPEKKAGHSKSNGWAASLKRVVTAGSMRRILDRVLGPSRTGIISSTSDIWLLGVCYKISQEESTSDVADSNGLVAFNQDFSSRILITYRKGFDTIGDSKFTSDVGWGCMLRSSQMLIAQALLFHRLGRSWRKSSQKPFDLKYLEILHLFGDAEASPFSIHNLLQAGKAYGLAAGSWVSPYAMCRTWESLARCKRKEISLNCQPLPMAVYVVSGDEEGEQGGAPVVCIEDVSKHCFEISKGDADWMPILLLVPLVLGLEKVNPRFIPSLRVTFSFPQSLGIMGGKPGASTYIVGVQEDCAFYLDPHDVQPVVIVNRDDLEVDTSSYHCDVVRHIQLNSIDPSLAIGFYCQDKDDFDDFCSRASKLADESDGAPLFTVTQTHKKPVNHGDVLDDTSGVREDDSLGVVPINDSEGNTHEDDWLLL encoded by the exons ATGAAGGGTTTTCATGAGAAGGCAGTTGCtgcaaaattttcttctaaaagtTTAGTTGATACTTCTAATAGAGCTTTGATATCCTCCAGCTCAGAGCCAGGATCTGGTGACGTTAAAAAATCTGAGGGTTCTTTGTTGTCGGGCTTCTTAACATCAGCTTTCTCAATCTTCGAAACTTACAGCGAGTCATCGGCTCCTGAAAAGAAGGCAGGTCATAGTAAGAGTAATGGGTGGGCAGCATCTTTGAAGAGGGTAGTGACTGCTGGCTCAATGAGGAGAATACTCGATCGTGTACTAGGGCCCAGCAGGACTGGAATTATTAGCTCAACCAGTGACATATGGCTTCTAGGTGTTTGTTATAAGATTTCACAGGAAGAGTCCACTAGCGATGTAGCTGATAGCAATGGATTGGTTGCATTTAACCAAGATTTTTCATCTAGGATTCTGATAACATATCGTAAAG GTTTTGATACTATTGGGGATTCAAAGTTTACAAGTGATGTAGGCTGGGGTTGCATGCTTCGAAGCAGTCAGATGCTTATTGCTCAG GCATTGCTTTTTCATCGATTGGGAAGATCCTGGAGAAAGTCTTCTCAGAAG CCATTTGATCTTAAATATCTTGAGATCTTACACCTTTTTGGTGATGCTGAGGCGTCACCTTTTTCTATTCACAATCTTCTTCAAGCTGGGAAGGCTTATGGTCTTGCTGCTGGGTCATGGGTCAGCCCATATGCCATGTGTCGTACATGGGAATCTCTAGCCCGCTGTAAGAGAAAGGAAATTAGCCTTAACTGCCAGCCACTTCCCATGGCTGTCTATGTGGTTTCTGGTGATGAAGAGGGAGAGCAAGGTGGAGCTCCAGTAGTCTGTATTGAAGATGTCTCTAAACATTGTTTTGAGATTTCAAAAGGTGACGCTGACTGGATGccaattcttcttcttgttccttTGGTTCTTGGACTTGAAAAAGTAAACCCTAG GTTCATTCCATCATTGCGGGTAACATTCTCCTTCCCTCAGAGCCTTGGCATTATGGGTGGGAAACCTGGTGCCTCAACCTACATTGTGGGAGTGCAAGAAGATTGTGCTTTTTACCTTGATCCCCATGATGTTCAGCCA GTAGTCATTGTCAACAGGGATGATTTAGAGGTTGACACTTCATCTTACCACTGCGA TGTTGTAAGGCACATTCAACTGAACTCGATTGATCCATCTTTAGCTATAGGATTCTATTGTCAAGACAAAG ATGATTTCGATGATTTTTGCTCCCGAGCATCCAAGCTAGCTGATGAATCAGATGGCGCTCCCTTATTCACTGTAACTCAAACCCATAAAAAACCAGTCAACCACGGTGATGTCTTGGATGATACCAGTGGAGTTCGAGAGGATGATTCCTTAGGTGTGGTGCCCATAAATGACTCAGAAGGCAATACACATGAGGATGACTGGCTACTCCTTTGA